A stretch of the Streptomyces sp. WMMB303 genome encodes the following:
- a CDS encoding J domain-containing protein codes for MNPNSPAQASEDPPASGTPEPPVSGAEAPEANRPPGASAEPGTERLEKAVRAAEAALIEYEIAVETFRVEVENFSRLHHQRLGPVYARLDELEAQIAETVAARTGDPEDIRKADAARGAVLPMPQVEELFFGWIDSTGMLPEAQAMLNEEPVSPPGRVRPSEEARKAYRDLVRKAHPDLAQDDAERERREAFLVRVNKAYADGDASALAALAEEWAAGPLPGPVAELLRSEELYARLEWLARRKEMLADMAAELEESAIGAMLKLAPDDPDALLDEIAEQLLGQVAEREQELARLREGEQE; via the coding sequence ATGAACCCCAACTCCCCCGCCCAGGCGAGCGAAGATCCCCCCGCGAGCGGCACCCCGGAGCCACCTGTTTCCGGGGCGGAGGCCCCGGAGGCGAACCGGCCGCCCGGGGCGAGCGCGGAACCCGGCACCGAGCGCCTGGAGAAGGCGGTGCGGGCCGCGGAGGCCGCGCTGATCGAGTACGAGATCGCGGTCGAGACCTTCCGCGTCGAGGTGGAGAACTTCTCCCGGCTGCACCACCAGCGGCTGGGCCCCGTCTACGCGCGGCTCGACGAGCTGGAGGCGCAGATCGCGGAGACCGTCGCGGCCCGCACCGGCGACCCCGAGGACATCCGGAAGGCCGACGCGGCACGTGGCGCCGTCCTGCCCATGCCCCAGGTCGAGGAGCTCTTCTTCGGCTGGATCGACTCGACCGGCATGCTCCCCGAGGCCCAGGCCATGCTCAACGAGGAGCCCGTCAGCCCACCGGGCCGGGTCCGGCCCAGCGAGGAGGCCCGCAAGGCGTACCGGGACCTGGTGCGCAAGGCCCACCCCGACCTCGCGCAGGACGACGCCGAACGCGAGCGTCGGGAGGCCTTCCTCGTGCGGGTGAACAAGGCGTACGCGGACGGTGACGCATCCGCGCTCGCCGCGCTCGCCGAGGAGTGGGCGGCGGGCCCGCTGCCCGGCCCCGTGGCCGAACTGCTGCGCAGCGAGGAGCTGTACGCCCGGCTCGAGTGGCTGGCCCGGCGCAAGGAGATGCTCGCCGACATGGCCGCGGAGCTGGAGGAGAGCGCCATCGGGGCCATGCTGAAGCTGGCGCCGGACGACCCCGACGCACTGCTGGACGAGATCGCCGAGCAACTGCTCGGACAGGTGGCCGAGCGCGAGCAGGAGCTCGCCCGGCTGAGAGAGGGAGAGCAGGAATGA
- a CDS encoding Stp1/IreP family PP2C-type Ser/Thr phosphatase — protein MGTVRMYPEPTGEVRMSLSLHFAAGSHDGMIREHNEDSGYAGPRLLAVADGMGGQAAGEVASSEVISAMVQLDEDIPGSDILTSLGTTVQRANDQLRVMVEEDPQLEGMGTTLTALLWTGQRLGLVHVGDSRAYLLRDGQLTQITQDHTWVQRLVDEGRITEEEATTHPQRSLLMRALGSGDHVEPDLSIREVRAGDRYLLCSDGLSAVVSHQTIEETLAGYHGPQDTVQELIQLALRGGGPDNITCIVADVLDVDALHPEDTVHGRLNDTPVIVGAVAESQQAPGGDGTAPSTPAARAAELGRGGGVPQQSGSAAPEGFGPPNADPAPPAGAFGPYTDEDFAKPAKRKGRWLKRSLWIALALAVAGGGLYGGYRWTQTQYYVGANEDHVALFRGINQELAGVKLHKVDQDHPEIELKYLAGFQRKELRESIAMNSRDEARAKLDELSAQSEVCKIVAERKKNPDSGDKDKGDKGDKDKDSGGADDSEKKRKDEQNAPGDATTGGTGTGTAGVGEAGNGVGTVAHTAFTSGSTNDTTDAASSTPSPSPELSEKQQELAKQCTGP, from the coding sequence GTGGGCACCGTGCGGATGTACCCGGAGCCGACGGGCGAGGTGCGCATGAGCCTGTCACTGCACTTCGCCGCCGGATCACACGACGGCATGATCCGCGAGCACAACGAGGACTCGGGCTACGCCGGTCCGCGACTGCTCGCGGTCGCCGACGGCATGGGCGGCCAGGCCGCCGGGGAGGTCGCCTCCTCCGAGGTGATCTCCGCCATGGTCCAGCTCGACGAGGACATCCCCGGCTCGGACATCCTCACCTCCCTCGGGACGACCGTGCAGCGCGCCAACGACCAGTTGCGCGTGATGGTCGAGGAGGACCCGCAGCTCGAGGGCATGGGCACCACCCTGACCGCGCTGCTGTGGACGGGGCAGCGGCTCGGCCTGGTGCACGTCGGCGACTCCCGCGCCTACCTGCTGCGGGACGGCCAGCTCACCCAGATCACCCAGGACCACACCTGGGTGCAGCGGCTGGTGGACGAGGGCCGGATCACCGAGGAAGAGGCCACCACGCACCCGCAGCGCTCGCTCCTGATGCGGGCCCTGGGCAGCGGCGACCATGTGGAGCCGGACCTCTCGATCCGCGAGGTGCGGGCCGGGGACCGCTACCTGCTGTGCTCGGACGGGCTCTCGGCGGTGGTCTCGCACCAGACGATCGAGGAGACGCTGGCCGGCTACCACGGCCCGCAGGACACCGTGCAGGAGCTGATCCAGCTCGCGCTGCGCGGCGGCGGGCCCGACAACATCACCTGCATCGTCGCCGACGTGCTGGACGTGGACGCCCTCCACCCCGAGGACACCGTGCACGGCCGGCTCAACGACACCCCCGTCATCGTGGGCGCCGTCGCCGAGAGCCAGCAGGCACCGGGCGGCGACGGCACGGCGCCCAGCACCCCGGCGGCCCGTGCGGCCGAGCTCGGACGCGGCGGAGGAGTGCCCCAGCAGAGCGGCTCCGCGGCCCCCGAGGGCTTCGGCCCGCCGAACGCCGACCCGGCCCCGCCGGCCGGCGCGTTCGGTCCCTACACCGACGAGGACTTCGCCAAGCCCGCCAAGCGCAAGGGCCGCTGGCTCAAGCGCTCGCTGTGGATCGCGCTGGCGCTGGCCGTGGCGGGCGGCGGCCTGTACGGCGGCTACCGGTGGACGCAGACGCAGTACTACGTCGGCGCCAACGAGGACCATGTCGCTCTCTTCCGGGGCATCAACCAGGAGCTGGCCGGCGTCAAGCTGCACAAGGTCGACCAGGACCACCCCGAGATCGAACTCAAGTACCTCGCCGGTTTCCAGCGCAAGGAACTCCGCGAGTCGATCGCGATGAACAGCCGCGACGAGGCCCGCGCCAAGCTGGACGAGCTGAGCGCGCAGTCCGAGGTCTGCAAGATCGTCGCCGAGCGGAAGAAGAACCCCGACTCCGGGGACAAGGACAAGGGCGACAAGGGCGACAAGGACAAGGACTCCGGCGGGGCGGACGACTCCGAGAAGAAGCGCAAGGACGAGCAGAACGCACCCGGTGACGCGACCACCGGCGGCACCGGCACGGGTACCGCGGGTGTCGGCGAGGCCGGCAACGGTGTGGGCACCGTCGCGCACACCGCCTTCACCTCCGGCTCCACCAACGACACCACTGACGCCGCCTCCAGCACTCCCTCGCCGAGCCCCGAGCTTTCGGAGAAGCAGCAGGAGCTGGCCAAGCAGTGCACCGGGCCGTAG
- the paaD gene encoding 1,2-phenylacetyl-CoA epoxidase subunit PaaD — protein MVTASARPGSYAALAGEVPDPELPVITLAELGVLRRVEEPEPGHVLVELTPTYTGCPAVEAMAADIEQVLRAAGAAQVEVRTVLVPPWSSDDISTEGRRKLAEHGVAPPRAGARAAAPGPVLVGLSPTRHPAEDARPPAPEPVRCPHCGAADTELLSRFSSTACKALRRCTACREPFDHFKEV, from the coding sequence ATGGTGACCGCGTCGGCCCGGCCGGGCTCCTACGCCGCGCTGGCCGGAGAGGTGCCCGATCCCGAGCTGCCGGTGATCACTCTCGCCGAACTGGGCGTGCTGCGCCGGGTGGAGGAGCCGGAGCCGGGGCATGTGCTGGTCGAGCTGACCCCGACCTACACCGGCTGCCCGGCCGTCGAGGCGATGGCCGCGGACATCGAACAGGTGCTCAGGGCTGCCGGTGCGGCACAGGTCGAGGTCCGCACGGTGCTGGTGCCGCCCTGGTCGAGTGACGACATCAGCACGGAGGGCCGCCGCAAGCTCGCCGAGCACGGCGTCGCCCCGCCGCGCGCCGGGGCCCGCGCCGCCGCCCCGGGGCCGGTGCTGGTCGGCCTCTCCCCCACCCGGCACCCGGCGGAGGACGCCCGGCCACCCGCTCCGGAGCCGGTCCGCTGCCCGCACTGCGGCGCGGCGGACACCGAGTTGCTCAGCCGGTTCTCGTCCACCGCCTGCAAGGCGCTGCGGCGCTGCACCGCATGCCGGGAGCCGTTCGACCACTTCAAGGAGGTGTGA
- a CDS encoding DUF3662 and FHA domain-containing protein, whose product MGVLKRFEQRLEGLVNGTFAKVFKSEVQPVEIAGALQRECDNNATIWNRERTVVPNDFVVELSPPDYERLSPYSGQLGDELASMVRDYAKQQRYTFMGPIKVHLEKADDLDTGLYRVRSRTLASSTSQQAPQQGGAAPADAGGGYPPRPASAPPVPASPPSYAPGPSGSAGPLPGSETRRWVEINGNRHQISGPTLVLGRSTEADVRIDDPGVSRRHCEIRAGNPSSIQDLGSTNGIVVDGQHTTRATLRDGSRVVVGSTTIIYRQAEG is encoded by the coding sequence GTGGGAGTACTGAAGCGGTTCGAGCAGCGGCTCGAAGGACTCGTGAACGGCACCTTCGCGAAGGTGTTCAAATCCGAGGTGCAGCCCGTGGAGATCGCGGGCGCCCTCCAGCGCGAGTGCGACAACAACGCAACGATCTGGAATCGCGAGCGCACGGTCGTCCCCAACGACTTCGTCGTGGAACTCAGCCCGCCCGACTACGAGCGGCTCAGCCCCTACTCGGGCCAGCTCGGGGACGAACTCGCCAGCATGGTGCGGGATTACGCCAAACAGCAGCGCTACACGTTCATGGGCCCGATCAAGGTCCATCTGGAGAAGGCCGACGATCTCGACACCGGCCTGTACCGGGTGCGCAGCCGCACCCTCGCCTCCAGCACCTCCCAGCAGGCCCCGCAGCAGGGCGGCGCGGCCCCGGCCGACGCCGGCGGCGGATACCCGCCGCGCCCCGCGTCGGCGCCGCCCGTGCCCGCCTCCCCGCCGTCCTACGCGCCGGGCCCCTCCGGTTCGGCCGGGCCGCTGCCGGGCTCCGAGACGCGGCGCTGGGTCGAGATCAACGGCAACCGGCACCAGATCTCCGGCCCGACGCTGGTACTCGGCCGCAGCACGGAGGCCGACGTACGGATCGACGACCCCGGAGTCTCCCGCCGGCACTGCGAGATCCGGGCCGGAAACCCCTCCTCGATCCAGGATCTGGGCTCCACGAACGGGATCGTGGTAGACGGACAGCACACCACGCGCGCTACGCTCCGCGACGGCTCACGCGTCGTCGTGGGCAGTACCACGATCATTTACCGGCAAGCCGAAGGGTGA
- a CDS encoding NAD(P)H-dependent oxidoreductase, translating to MATLLHLDASVFPDGGSVSRSVTASFREAWQAQHPDGQVIYRDLNADPVPHLEGLGAGAGFTPPADRTAEQAAAFALREQLIGELEAADAVLIGAPMYNYAIPSTLKAWLDHVILMGRTTAAETRTAAGKPATVVASRGGGYGPGTPRENFEFVLPYLQTVLGPEGFGLDVEFIVPELTLAETTPGMEHLVEPSRASRARAHEAAESRGKELAARLAA from the coding sequence ATGGCCACCCTCCTGCACCTCGACGCCTCGGTCTTCCCCGACGGCGGCTCGGTCTCCCGCTCGGTCACCGCCTCCTTCCGCGAGGCCTGGCAGGCCCAGCACCCGGACGGACAGGTGATCTACCGCGACCTGAACGCGGACCCGGTCCCACACCTGGAGGGCCTCGGCGCCGGCGCCGGCTTCACGCCCCCGGCGGACCGCACCGCCGAGCAGGCCGCCGCCTTCGCCCTGCGCGAGCAGCTGATCGGGGAACTGGAGGCGGCGGACGCCGTGCTGATCGGCGCCCCGATGTACAACTACGCGATTCCCTCGACTCTCAAGGCATGGCTGGACCACGTGATCCTGATGGGGCGCACCACCGCCGCCGAGACCCGGACGGCCGCGGGGAAGCCCGCCACCGTGGTCGCCAGCCGGGGCGGCGGCTACGGTCCCGGCACCCCGCGTGAGAACTTCGAGTTCGTCCTGCCCTACCTGCAGACGGTGCTGGGCCCCGAGGGCTTCGGGCTGGATGTCGAGTTCATCGTGCCGGAGCTCACGCTGGCGGAGACGACGCCGGGCATGGAGCACCTCGTCGAGCCGTCCAGGGCCTCCCGAGCCCGGGCGCACGAGGCCGCCGAGAGCCGCGGCAAGGAACTGGCCGCCCGGCTCGCCGCCTGA
- the paaB gene encoding 1,2-phenylacetyl-CoA epoxidase subunit PaaB, with amino-acid sequence MSAEWPLWEVFVRSRRGLSHTHAGSLHAPDAQMALRNARDLFTRRSEGVSLWVVPSQEITASSPDEKDPFFAPAADKPYRHPTFYEVPEGVRNL; translated from the coding sequence ATGAGCGCCGAATGGCCCCTGTGGGAGGTCTTCGTCCGCAGCAGGCGCGGCCTCTCGCACACCCACGCGGGCAGCCTCCACGCCCCGGACGCCCAGATGGCGCTGCGCAACGCGCGGGACCTGTTCACCCGCCGCTCCGAGGGCGTCTCCCTGTGGGTGGTCCCCTCCCAAGAGATCACCGCCTCCTCGCCCGACGAGAAGGACCCCTTCTTCGCACCCGCCGCCGACAAGCCCTACCGTCATCCGACCTTCTACGAGGTGCCCGAGGGGGTGCGAAACCTGTGA
- a CDS encoding rhodanese-like domain-containing protein, producing MNPVPGQVRQTDAASVPADALLLDVREDDEWAAGRAPGALHIPMSEFVARQGELTERLGDSGPVYVVCRVGGRSAQVAGYLSQQGVDAVNVDGGMLAWQSAGRPLEGDADPAFVR from the coding sequence ATGAACCCCGTTCCCGGGCAGGTACGGCAGACCGACGCCGCCTCCGTGCCGGCCGACGCACTGCTGCTGGACGTCCGCGAGGACGACGAATGGGCCGCCGGACGCGCTCCCGGCGCGCTGCACATCCCGATGAGCGAGTTCGTCGCCCGGCAGGGCGAGCTGACCGAACGCCTCGGCGACAGCGGTCCGGTGTACGTCGTCTGCCGGGTCGGCGGCCGCTCGGCGCAGGTCGCGGGCTACCTCTCCCAGCAGGGCGTGGACGCGGTCAACGTCGACGGCGGGATGCTGGCCTGGCAGAGCGCGGGCCGCCCCCTGGAGGGCGACGCGGACCCGGCGTTCGTGCGGTGA
- a CDS encoding helix-turn-helix domain-containing protein, translating into MSELGEVCDQSQEGAAAAICTEPDSAVTRVFHVLGKRWTGLILAALMSGPGHFAELRRAVPGISERMLSDRLTELATLGLVFRSVEEGPPLRVSYRLTDAGHALKPAMVELTRWADGHLPDSAGSCPEAFRR; encoded by the coding sequence ATGTCAGAGCTTGGAGAGGTGTGCGATCAGTCGCAGGAGGGCGCCGCGGCCGCGATCTGCACCGAGCCGGACAGCGCCGTCACCCGGGTCTTCCACGTGCTCGGCAAGCGATGGACGGGGCTGATCCTGGCCGCCCTGATGAGCGGCCCGGGCCACTTCGCCGAGCTGCGCCGCGCCGTTCCGGGCATCAGCGAGCGGATGCTCTCCGACCGGCTGACCGAGCTGGCCACGCTCGGCCTGGTGTTCCGCTCCGTCGAGGAGGGCCCACCGCTGCGGGTCAGCTACCGCCTCACCGACGCCGGGCACGCGCTGAAGCCCGCCATGGTCGAGCTCACCCGCTGGGCCGACGGCCACCTCCCGGACTCCGCGGGATCCTGCCCCGAGGCATTCCGGCGCTGA
- a CDS encoding FHA domain-containing protein produces the protein MSELTLTVMRLGFLAVLWLFVIVSIQVIRSDLFGTRVTQRTARRAEAQRPAQRPQPQQAPQGGGGRRGRGRNAPSKLVVTEGSLTGTTVALQGQTITLGRAHDSTIVLDDDYASSRHARIYPDRDGKWIVEDLGSTNGTYLDRTRLTTPTPIPLEAPIRIGKTVIELRK, from the coding sequence ATGTCAGAGCTGACCCTCACGGTCATGCGGTTGGGGTTTCTCGCCGTACTGTGGCTGTTCGTCATCGTGTCCATCCAGGTCATCAGGAGTGACCTGTTCGGCACCAGGGTGACGCAGCGCACCGCCCGGCGCGCCGAAGCCCAGCGCCCCGCGCAGCGTCCCCAGCCGCAGCAGGCCCCGCAGGGCGGCGGCGGCAGGCGCGGGCGCGGCCGGAACGCCCCCAGCAAACTGGTCGTCACCGAGGGGTCGCTCACCGGCACCACCGTGGCCCTCCAGGGGCAGACCATCACCCTGGGCCGCGCGCACGACTCCACGATCGTGCTGGACGACGACTACGCGTCCAGCCGGCATGCCAGGATCTACCCGGACCGTGACGGCAAGTGGATCGTCGAGGACCTCGGGTCGACCAACGGCACGTATCTCGACCGGACCCGGCTCACCACACCGACGCCGATCCCGCTCGAAGCGCCGATCCGTATCGGCAAGACGGTCATCGAGCTGCGGAAGTAG
- a CDS encoding FtsW/RodA/SpoVE family cell cycle protein has product MSNLTNTGSNTTVSSGGLPSRRNTELAMLVFAVLVPVFAYANVGLAINDELPSGMLGYGFGMVLLAGVGHLVVRRYAPYADPLLLPLATLLNGLGLVLIWRLDQSERLRQRAESLFGSFSPDAPKQLLYSAIGLALFVAILLLLKDHRVLQRYTYISMAVGLVLLVLPVFFPPVNGARIWVKLGFINLQPGEFVKIIIAVFFAGYLMVKRDALALASRRFMGLYLPRGRDLGPILVIWALSLMILVFETDLGTSLLFFGLFVIMLYVATERTSWIVFGLLLSAGGATVVATFEPHVQDRVQAWLHPFAKETIESTGSDQIAQSLWAFGSGGVLGTGWGQGNSDLIGFAANSDFILATVGEELGLTGMMAVLIIYGLIVERGVRISLAARDPFGKLLAVGLSGAFGLQVFVVAGGVMGLIPLTGMTMPFLASGGSSVLANWALIGILIRISDTARRPAPAPAPSPDAEMTQVVRP; this is encoded by the coding sequence ATGAGCAACCTCACCAACACGGGCAGCAACACCACCGTGTCCTCGGGCGGACTGCCCAGCCGCCGCAACACCGAGCTGGCGATGCTCGTCTTCGCGGTGCTCGTCCCCGTCTTCGCGTACGCCAACGTGGGACTGGCGATCAACGACGAGCTGCCCTCCGGCATGCTCGGCTACGGCTTCGGGATGGTGCTGCTGGCGGGGGTCGGCCACCTGGTGGTGCGCCGGTACGCGCCGTACGCGGACCCGCTGCTGCTGCCGCTGGCCACCCTGCTCAACGGGCTCGGGCTGGTGCTGATCTGGCGGCTGGACCAGTCCGAGCGGCTGCGCCAGCGCGCCGAGAGCCTCTTCGGCAGCTTCAGCCCGGACGCGCCCAAGCAGCTGCTGTACTCCGCGATCGGGCTGGCCCTGTTCGTGGCGATCCTGCTGCTGCTGAAGGACCACCGCGTCCTGCAGCGCTACACCTACATCTCGATGGCCGTCGGCCTGGTGCTGCTGGTCCTTCCGGTGTTCTTCCCGCCGGTCAACGGGGCCCGGATCTGGGTGAAGCTGGGCTTCATCAACCTGCAGCCGGGTGAATTCGTGAAGATCATCATCGCGGTGTTCTTCGCGGGCTACCTGATGGTCAAGCGGGACGCGCTGGCCCTGGCGTCCCGCCGCTTCATGGGGCTGTACCTGCCGCGCGGCCGGGACCTCGGCCCGATCCTCGTCATCTGGGCACTGAGCCTGATGATCCTGGTCTTCGAGACCGACCTGGGCACCTCGCTGCTCTTCTTCGGCCTCTTCGTGATCATGCTGTACGTCGCCACCGAGCGCACCAGCTGGATCGTCTTCGGTCTGCTGCTGTCGGCCGGCGGCGCCACGGTCGTGGCCACGTTCGAACCGCACGTGCAGGACCGCGTCCAGGCGTGGCTGCACCCCTTCGCCAAGGAGACCATCGAGAGCACCGGCAGCGACCAGATCGCCCAGTCGCTGTGGGCCTTCGGTTCCGGCGGGGTGCTCGGCACCGGCTGGGGCCAGGGCAACTCCGACCTGATCGGCTTCGCCGCCAACTCCGACTTCATCCTCGCCACGGTCGGCGAGGAACTCGGGCTGACCGGCATGATGGCCGTCCTGATCATCTACGGGCTGATCGTCGAGCGCGGTGTGCGCATCTCGCTCGCCGCCCGCGACCCGTTCGGCAAGCTGCTCGCCGTCGGCCTCTCCGGCGCCTTCGGGCTCCAGGTCTTCGTCGTCGCGGGCGGCGTGATGGGCCTGATCCCGCTGACCGGTATGACGATGCCGTTCCTGGCCTCCGGCGGCTCCTCGGTGCTCGCCAACTGGGCACTGATCGGCATCCTGATCAGGATCAGCGACACCGCCCGCCGCCCGGCGCCCGCACCCGCACCGTCACCCGACGCCGAGATGACCCAGGTGGTCCGACCGTGA
- a CDS encoding 2Fe-2S iron-sulfur cluster-binding protein yields MPAFHPLRVRSVEPLTDDAAALTLEVPPELRETFGYLPGQHLTLRRMNERGEEIRRTYSLCDPATPRPETLRVGIRLVEGGEFSTYALKELTAGGTVEALPPMGRFVLEPRAGRFAAVVGGSGITPVLSIAGTLLAREPEARFCLIRSDRSTDSTMFLEEVADLKDRYPGRFHLVTALSREEQHSGLPSGRLDEERLTALLPALLSAPGVRETDGWFLCGPLGLVEGAAKALRTLEVPANRVHQEIFHAEAAAAAPPPPTRTVPGSATVRATLAGRSGSWPVREGETLLEAVLRNRTDAPYACKGGVCGTCRARLLGGEVHMDRNFALEEEELSVGYVLACQSHPLTEEVQVDFDA; encoded by the coding sequence GTGCCCGCCTTCCACCCGCTGCGGGTCCGCTCGGTGGAGCCGCTGACCGACGACGCGGCCGCACTCACCCTCGAGGTGCCGCCCGAACTGCGGGAGACCTTCGGCTACCTCCCGGGGCAGCACCTCACCCTGCGGCGGATGAACGAGCGGGGCGAGGAGATCCGCCGCACCTACTCGCTGTGCGACCCGGCGACACCTCGACCCGAGACGCTCCGGGTGGGTATCCGGCTGGTGGAGGGCGGCGAGTTCTCGACGTACGCGCTCAAGGAACTGACTGCGGGCGGCACCGTCGAGGCACTGCCGCCGATGGGCCGGTTCGTGCTGGAGCCCCGTGCGGGCCGGTTCGCCGCCGTGGTCGGCGGCAGCGGCATCACACCGGTGCTGTCCATCGCGGGCACGCTGCTGGCACGCGAGCCGGAAGCGCGCTTCTGCCTGATACGCAGCGACCGCAGCACGGACTCGACGATGTTCCTGGAAGAGGTGGCCGACCTCAAGGACCGCTATCCCGGGCGCTTCCATCTGGTGACGGCGCTCTCCCGCGAGGAGCAGCACAGCGGACTGCCCTCCGGACGGCTGGACGAGGAGCGGTTGACCGCGCTGCTGCCCGCGCTGCTGTCCGCCCCCGGGGTGAGGGAGACGGACGGCTGGTTCCTGTGCGGCCCACTGGGGCTGGTGGAGGGCGCGGCCAAGGCGCTGCGGACGCTGGAGGTGCCCGCGAACCGCGTCCACCAGGAGATCTTTCACGCGGAGGCGGCCGCCGCGGCTCCGCCACCGCCCACCCGGACGGTGCCCGGCTCCGCCACGGTGCGCGCCACCCTCGCCGGACGCAGCGGCAGCTGGCCGGTGCGGGAGGGCGAGACCCTGCTGGAGGCGGTGCTGCGGAACCGGACCGATGCCCCGTACGCCTGCAAGGGCGGGGTCTGCGGCACCTGCCGCGCCCGGCTGCTGGGCGGTGAGGTGCATATGGACCGCAACTTCGCCTTGGAGGAGGAGGAATTGTCGGTCGGCTATGTCCTGGCCTGCCAGTCCCACCCCCTCACGGAGGAGGTGCAGGTGGACTTCGACGCCTGA
- the paaC gene encoding 1,2-phenylacetyl-CoA epoxidase subunit PaaC, which translates to MTAPAPPALATLPLGDDALILSHRLGEWAGHAPVLEEEVALANIALDLLGQARALYAGLSDILGSEDEIAFLREERAFRNCQLTEQPNGDFAHTIVRQLFFSTYQQPLFARLSPVLPLAAKAVRETAYHRDHAEQWTLRLGDGTEESHARTQRAADTLWRYTGELFQPVEGLEVDWPALAEEWHAAIGDVFARAGLTVPEGPSEGAWSAGAGRQGLHTEPFGLLLAEMQHLHRSHPGAAW; encoded by the coding sequence GTGACCGCCCCCGCACCCCCGGCCCTGGCCACCCTCCCACTCGGTGACGACGCGCTGATCCTCTCCCACCGCCTCGGCGAGTGGGCCGGACACGCCCCGGTCCTTGAGGAGGAGGTGGCGCTGGCCAACATCGCGCTGGACCTGCTGGGCCAGGCCCGCGCCCTCTACGCCGGGCTCTCCGACATCCTGGGCAGCGAGGACGAGATCGCCTTCCTCCGGGAGGAACGCGCCTTCCGCAACTGCCAGTTGACCGAGCAGCCCAACGGGGACTTCGCCCACACCATCGTCCGGCAGCTCTTCTTCTCCACCTACCAGCAGCCGCTCTTCGCCCGGCTGTCCCCGGTGCTTCCGCTGGCGGCCAAGGCCGTCCGCGAGACGGCCTACCACCGCGACCACGCCGAGCAGTGGACCCTGCGGCTGGGCGACGGCACCGAGGAGAGCCACGCCCGCACCCAGCGCGCCGCCGACACGCTGTGGCGGTACACGGGCGAGCTCTTCCAGCCCGTCGAAGGGCTGGAGGTCGACTGGCCGGCGCTGGCGGAGGAGTGGCACGCCGCCATCGGCGACGTCTTCGCACGCGCCGGACTCACCGTCCCGGAAGGCCCGAGCGAGGGTGCCTGGTCGGCCGGTGCGGGCCGCCAGGGGCTGCACACCGAGCCGTTCGGACTGCTGCTGGCCGAGATGCAGCATCTGCACCGCAGCCATCCGGGGGCGGCATGGTGA